In Methanobacterium aggregans, one DNA window encodes the following:
- a CDS encoding malate dehydrogenase, which produces MKVSVIGASGKVGKTAAFCLAEENLVDEIVLIAREKSIDKVEGEALDMYDALAAKDVNVSITPSCDLKDIKDSDVVVLSAGIPRRTGMNRMDVAVPNAKIVAEYSRGVARYAPDSVLLVVTNPVDVMTYIAFKASGFDKNKVFGLGNHLDSLRLKNQIAKHFNIHVSEIHTRVVGEHGNHMVPLISSTSIGGILLKYFSKYDSFDIARTIEKVKSAGEYVISKKGATEYGPAYAVSNIVNIILNDEKKILTVSAYLEGEIEGVPDVCLGVPVKLGKDGIRRIIPIKMSEYEKLAFLEAAKAVKESTNEVLECLDEDFKIL; this is translated from the coding sequence TTGAAAGTTAGTGTTATTGGTGCATCAGGAAAAGTTGGTAAGACTGCTGCATTCTGTTTGGCCGAAGAAAATCTCGTGGATGAGATTGTACTCATAGCAAGAGAAAAAAGTATCGATAAGGTGGAAGGTGAAGCTCTTGATATGTACGACGCCCTTGCTGCAAAAGATGTTAACGTTTCAATAACCCCATCATGCGATCTGAAAGATATAAAGGATTCAGATGTTGTTGTACTCAGTGCTGGAATTCCAAGAAGGACAGGCATGAACAGAATGGATGTTGCTGTTCCAAATGCAAAGATAGTTGCAGAATACTCCCGTGGAGTTGCAAGATATGCTCCAGACTCCGTGCTCCTTGTTGTAACAAATCCTGTTGATGTCATGACTTACATAGCCTTTAAGGCATCGGGTTTTGATAAAAACAAAGTTTTTGGTCTGGGTAATCATCTTGATTCCTTGAGGCTCAAAAATCAGATAGCAAAGCATTTCAACATCCACGTGAGTGAGATCCACACAAGGGTTGTTGGTGAACATGGAAACCACATGGTTCCACTTATAAGTTCAACATCCATTGGAGGAATACTGCTTAAGTACTTCTCCAAGTACGATTCATTCGACATTGCAAGAACCATAGAGAAGGTAAAAAGCGCAGGAGAGTACGTTATAAGCAAAAAAGGTGCAACAGAATACGGACCAGCCTATGCAGTATCCAACATCGTTAACATAATCTTGAACGATGAAAAAAAGATATTAACAGTCAGCGCCTACCTCGAGGGCGAGATAGAGGGTGTTCCAGATGTGTGCCTAGGTGTTCCTGTTAAACTTGGAAAAGATGGCATTAGAAGAATAATACCCATAAAAATGAGCGAATATGAAAAGTTGGCATTTTTAGAGGCTGCTAAAGCTGTTAAAGAATCAACCAATGAAGTTCTGGAATGCCTGGACGAGGACTTTAAAATCCTTTAA
- a CDS encoding HEAT repeat domain-containing protein, with the protein MERESNIKRLIDTLKDEDELVQTQAMELLEEVGEPAVDQLINALDNEDKNVRKGAARVLGIIKNKRAIKPIIQSLNDPNKWVRREASGALGNMGDPAVEPLIKVLNDADWRVRGGAAWALGKIGNKKAVDPLIKSLNDESGFVRGGAAWGLSKIGDAKAEEPLKEALNDKSSFVRRIAENYLKKV; encoded by the coding sequence ATGGAACGGGAAAGCAACATTAAAAGGCTTATAGATACCTTAAAAGATGAGGATGAACTGGTTCAAACACAAGCTATGGAACTTCTTGAAGAGGTTGGTGAACCTGCCGTGGATCAGCTCATAAATGCCCTTGATAATGAAGATAAAAATGTCCGTAAGGGTGCAGCACGAGTTCTTGGAATCATCAAAAATAAACGAGCCATAAAACCGATTATACAGAGTTTGAATGATCCAAATAAGTGGGTTAGAAGAGAAGCCTCAGGAGCCCTTGGTAATATGGGTGATCCTGCAGTTGAACCCCTGATAAAAGTCTTAAATGACGCAGATTGGCGTGTTCGAGGAGGAGCAGCATGGGCTTTAGGCAAAATAGGAAACAAAAAGGCCGTGGATCCCCTGATAAAATCTTTGAATGATGAAAGCGGTTTTGTGCGGGGAGGAGCAGCTTGGGGCTTGAGTAAAATTGGAGATGCAAAAGCAGAGGAACCTCTTAAAGAGGCCTTAAATGATAAAAGTAGTTTTGTAAGAAGGATAGCTGAGAATTATCTGAAAAAAGTTTAA
- the aksF gene encoding homoisocitrate dehydrogenase, whose protein sequence is MYKLTVIPGDGIGPEVMEAALHILDASEIDFDYETANAGNECFKRTGSTIPQETISTSKKSDATLFGAVTTVPGQKSGIITLRKELDLYVNLRPVKSYEGTPYLFKGLDFVIVRENTEGLYSGVEEYTEDGADALRVVTRMASERICRFAFEYARKNMRNKVTAVHKANVLKKTDGIFRDIFYDVARGYNDIKSEDFYVDATAMYLITRPHSFDVMVTTNLFGDILSDEGAGLVGGLGLIPSANIGDNNGLFEPVHGSAPDIAGKEIANPSAMILSTCMMLDYLGETEEAQKLEKALTDVLREGKVVTPDLGGSASTMEMADRVKKIFEIL, encoded by the coding sequence ATGTATAAATTAACTGTTATACCTGGAGATGGAATAGGGCCTGAAGTTATGGAAGCAGCACTCCATATATTAGATGCCTCAGAAATTGATTTTGACTATGAAACTGCCAATGCCGGCAACGAATGTTTCAAAAGAACTGGGAGCACCATACCCCAAGAAACAATTTCCACCTCAAAAAAGTCAGATGCAACTTTATTCGGTGCTGTTACCACCGTACCTGGACAAAAAAGTGGAATAATAACCTTAAGAAAGGAACTGGATCTTTACGTGAATTTAAGACCTGTTAAATCATATGAAGGAACTCCTTATCTTTTTAAAGGCCTTGATTTTGTTATAGTAAGGGAGAATACAGAGGGGCTATACTCTGGAGTTGAAGAGTACACAGAAGATGGTGCAGATGCCCTACGTGTTGTAACTAGAATGGCTTCTGAGAGGATATGCAGATTTGCATTTGAATATGCCCGGAAAAACATGAGAAATAAGGTCACTGCGGTGCACAAGGCCAACGTACTTAAAAAGACAGATGGAATTTTCAGGGATATTTTCTATGATGTTGCTCGAGGTTACAATGATATAAAATCTGAAGATTTTTACGTGGATGCAACAGCCATGTACCTCATAACCAGACCTCACAGCTTTGATGTCATGGTCACAACCAACCTTTTTGGTGACATACTCTCAGATGAAGGGGCTGGACTTGTAGGAGGATTAGGACTAATTCCATCAGCAAATATTGGGGATAATAATGGATTATTTGAACCTGTGCATGGTTCAGCTCCAGATATCGCTGGAAAGGAAATTGCAAACCCTTCAGCCATGATACTTTCAACGTGCATGATGTTGGACTACCTTGGGGAAACTGAAGAAGCCCAGAAACTTGAAAAAGCATTAACTGATGTTTTGAGGGAAGGTAAGGTTGTCACACCGGATCTAGGGGGCAGTGCCTCAACCATGGAGATGGCGGATCGTGTTAAAAAGATATTTGAAATACTTTAA
- the fbp gene encoding fructose-1,6-bisphosphate aldolase/phosphatase — protein MKTTISVIKADVGSVAGHAVTHEALKQKCDSLLAKAKEEELLVDYYITNCGDDIDLIMTHTNGEENEEVHELAFNAFMEATKVAKSMKLYGAGQDLLSDTFSGNIKGMGPGCAEMEFKERPSDPVFVFCCDKTEPGAFNLPIFRMFADPFNTAGLVIDPSLHKGYEFEVFDVIEHRKVKMACPDEMYDLLALIGSTGRYVIKHVTRRSDNEIAASISTERLNLMAGQYIGKDDPVAIVRSQSGFPAAGEVVEPFAFPHLVSGWMRGSHNGPLMPVSWADARPVRFDGPPRVTSLGFQVSDAQLIGPVDMFDDPAFDRSRNLASEVAEYMRRHGPFEPHRLPADEMEYTSLPGVLEKLEERFEKME, from the coding sequence ATGAAAACAACGATTAGTGTAATAAAAGCAGATGTTGGTAGTGTTGCAGGACATGCAGTGACTCATGAAGCACTGAAACAGAAATGCGACTCATTACTGGCAAAAGCAAAGGAAGAAGAACTTCTTGTGGATTATTATATAACCAACTGTGGTGACGACATAGACCTTATCATGACCCACACAAACGGTGAAGAAAACGAAGAAGTACATGAACTTGCATTCAACGCATTCATGGAAGCAACAAAAGTTGCAAAAAGCATGAAACTCTACGGTGCAGGTCAGGACCTTCTATCCGACACCTTCTCCGGTAACATCAAAGGAATGGGCCCAGGATGTGCTGAGATGGAGTTCAAAGAAAGACCATCCGACCCTGTGTTTGTATTCTGCTGTGATAAAACAGAACCTGGAGCATTCAACCTCCCTATATTTAGAATGTTCGCAGACCCATTCAACACAGCAGGACTCGTAATAGACCCATCACTCCACAAAGGATACGAATTTGAAGTTTTTGATGTTATAGAACACAGAAAAGTTAAAATGGCATGTCCAGATGAAATGTACGACCTCCTAGCCCTCATAGGCTCAACTGGAAGGTACGTTATAAAACACGTTACAAGGAGAAGCGACAACGAAATAGCTGCATCCATAAGCACAGAAAGACTTAACCTAATGGCAGGTCAGTACATAGGAAAAGACGACCCAGTTGCAATAGTAAGGTCACAGTCTGGTTTCCCAGCAGCAGGAGAAGTAGTTGAACCATTTGCATTCCCACACCTGGTTAGTGGATGGATGCGAGGTTCACACAATGGACCGTTGATGCCAGTTTCATGGGCAGATGCTCGCCCAGTGAGATTCGACGGACCACCAAGGGTTACAAGCCTAGGATTCCAGGTATCCGATGCACAACTCATTGGACCAGTGGACATGTTTGATGATCCTGCATTTGACAGGTCAAGAAACCTAGCATCTGAAGTTGCTGAATACATGAGAAGGCACGGTCCATTCGAACCACACCGATTACCAGCAGATGAAATGGAATACACCAGTCTTCCGGGTGTGCTTGAAAAATTAGAAGAAAGATTTGAAAAGATGGAATAA
- a CDS encoding DUF434 domain-containing protein — MDFEEKIPEAVHDLRYLLDRGYRKKGALKFVSDRYLLNIHERNYLARKVFSREVSLLRRKKIIDISRVKDETVFVDGYNVLITVESICTGYPSLVSCDDGFLRDVNAVFGKYRINDTTKTALTQIILLLKCYKPYFVKFLYDSPVSQSGELSKLTRNILKANNVSGDAVTSKNVDSELVTLSEDTGGIVATSDSAVIDKIQRVVDIPCEILRKVR, encoded by the coding sequence ATGGATTTTGAAGAAAAAATCCCAGAAGCAGTGCACGATTTAAGGTATCTATTAGACAGGGGTTACAGAAAGAAGGGGGCTCTGAAATTCGTTTCAGACAGATATCTTCTTAACATCCATGAGAGAAATTACTTGGCAAGAAAAGTTTTTTCCAGGGAAGTATCCCTATTAAGACGAAAAAAAATCATTGACATATCTCGTGTGAAGGATGAAACTGTTTTTGTGGATGGATACAACGTTTTAATAACAGTTGAAAGCATATGCACAGGTTACCCCTCCCTTGTAAGTTGTGATGATGGATTTTTAAGGGATGTTAATGCTGTTTTTGGAAAGTACAGGATCAACGATACAACAAAAACTGCTTTAACCCAGATTATTCTCCTTTTAAAGTGTTACAAACCTTACTTTGTGAAATTTTTATACGACAGCCCTGTAAGCCAGAGTGGAGAACTTTCAAAGCTTACAAGAAATATTTTAAAGGCCAATAATGTTTCTGGAGATGCAGTAACATCTAAAAATGTTGATTCTGAACTTGTAACGTTATCTGAAGATACTGGAGGCATTGTTGCAACCAGTGACAGTGCAGTTATTGATAAAATCCAAAGGGTGGTTGATATACCCTGTGAAATCTTGAGAAAAGTTAGATAA
- a CDS encoding TIGR00153 family protein → MKKLFKKESEVEKHSKEHVELVYECVQGLKKLMEFFYSNDFDSLDGEVEKISQLEHSADIIRRNMEIEFYDGAFLPFDREDRIILAELVDGVADITQEAAYGIGLSRIQFPEKFQEDFMEITQGVLNSVAILKDCIELLDVDLRATILKAHELEEMEDAVDRIERRILRKLYDSYRNKEFGILTLLELKSAVLRLGNVVDRAEDASDRVLIIVAKRKG, encoded by the coding sequence ATGAAAAAACTATTTAAAAAAGAGTCAGAAGTTGAAAAACATTCAAAAGAACATGTTGAACTTGTTTATGAATGTGTTCAGGGGCTCAAAAAGCTCATGGAATTTTTTTACAGTAATGATTTCGATTCTTTGGATGGGGAAGTTGAAAAAATATCCCAGCTCGAGCATTCAGCTGACATAATCCGGAGAAATATGGAAATTGAATTTTATGACGGTGCATTCCTACCCTTCGACAGGGAAGATAGGATAATTCTTGCAGAACTTGTTGATGGTGTTGCAGACATAACACAGGAAGCAGCATATGGAATAGGCCTCAGCAGAATCCAGTTCCCTGAGAAATTCCAGGAAGACTTCATGGAAATAACACAGGGAGTCCTGAATTCTGTGGCTATTCTGAAGGATTGCATAGAGCTTCTTGATGTGGATCTGCGAGCCACAATATTGAAGGCCCATGAACTGGAGGAAATGGAAGATGCAGTTGACAGGATTGAGAGAAGAATCCTCAGAAAACTCTACGATTCTTACAGAAACAAGGAATTTGGTATCTTAACACTTCTCGAACTTAAAAGTGCTGTATTGCGCCTTGGAAATGTAGTTGACAGGGCAGAAGATGCATCAGACCGTGTTTTAATCATCGTGGCTAAAAGAAAAGGATGA
- a CDS encoding DUF357 domain-containing protein, whose protein sequence is MYGDVERIKKDIELFAKNIKELESIEIHGNEERIIEMARSYCQDTSYYLEKKDQMTAFGCITYAHGLLDAVRILHDLI, encoded by the coding sequence ATGTATGGGGATGTTGAAAGGATAAAGAAGGATATTGAGTTATTTGCAAAAAATATAAAAGAATTAGAATCCATAGAAATTCATGGAAATGAGGAAAGGATCATTGAAATGGCACGAAGCTACTGCCAGGATACAAGTTACTACCTTGAAAAAAAGGATCAAATGACTGCATTTGGGTGTATAACCTATGCACATGGACTTCTTGATGCTGTGCGCATACTTCATGACCTCATATGA
- the pgsA gene encoding archaetidylinositol phosphate synthase yields the protein MLNRLRPNVKKFIDPLAKRMKVNPNVLTILGLIVSIMSGVMFALGDLLLGAVLILLSGFVDMLDGAVARNNSSKTKFGGILDSTSDRFADAAIIIGIIYGGFVNPLIGALAIHASLTVSYVRARAEAEGINCSVGFAERAERLIIIVAGALLSAIFHQNLILYGAVVLIMVLGYLTVLQRVYHSWKELKGQ from the coding sequence ATGCTGAACAGACTGCGACCCAATGTCAAGAAATTCATAGACCCCCTAGCCAAGAGAATGAAGGTAAACCCCAATGTACTAACCATTTTAGGACTCATTGTGAGTATCATGTCAGGAGTCATGTTTGCACTGGGAGATCTTCTACTTGGAGCAGTCCTAATACTTCTGAGCGGTTTTGTTGACATGCTTGATGGTGCTGTTGCACGAAACAATTCATCTAAAACAAAATTTGGAGGAATTTTAGACTCCACATCAGACAGATTTGCAGATGCAGCAATAATCATCGGTATAATTTATGGTGGCTTTGTGAATCCCCTAATTGGTGCCCTTGCAATTCATGCTTCCCTAACTGTAAGCTACGTCAGGGCCCGAGCTGAAGCTGAAGGAATCAACTGCAGTGTTGGATTCGCTGAAAGGGCCGAACGCCTGATCATAATAGTGGCAGGAGCACTTTTAAGTGCTATATTCCATCAGAACCTGATCCTTTATGGAGCGGTTGTTCTTATAATGGTCCTTGGATATTTAACAGTCTTACAAAGAGTTTATCATTCCTGGAAGGAACTGAAAGGCCAGTGA
- a CDS encoding L-threonylcarbamoyladenylate synthase — protein MEIVKINPQEPEKAKIEYAINILMDGGVVVYPTDTLYGIGVNIFNETAVEKVFNIKKRSKSKPLSVCLSSIGDIFKVAYMDSLTEKIARNILPGPFTLILNKKENISTVLTAGENKIGVRIPDSKVSMELSRKFPVTATSANISGMKAPESLEGVYNQLGESVDLILDAGRLEKTLPSTVVDMTCNPLRVLRKGSGVELFEKENTENSNI, from the coding sequence ATGGAAATAGTTAAAATAAACCCTCAAGAACCTGAAAAAGCTAAAATTGAATATGCAATCAATATCTTAATGGATGGTGGGGTTGTTGTTTACCCCACAGACACACTCTACGGTATTGGGGTTAATATATTCAATGAAACGGCTGTTGAAAAGGTTTTTAATATTAAAAAGAGGTCGAAATCAAAACCCCTTTCAGTTTGCCTTTCCAGTATTGGAGACATTTTTAAGGTAGCTTACATGGACAGTTTAACTGAAAAAATCGCAAGAAACATTCTTCCAGGACCATTTACATTGATATTGAACAAGAAGGAAAATATCAGCACGGTTTTAACTGCAGGTGAAAACAAGATAGGTGTTAGAATACCTGATAGTAAGGTGTCCATGGAACTTTCACGTAAATTTCCAGTAACAGCTACGAGTGCCAACATATCCGGTATGAAGGCTCCAGAATCTCTAGAGGGAGTTTATAATCAGCTTGGTGAATCAGTTGACCTAATTTTAGATGCAGGAAGGCTTGAAAAGACCCTTCCGTCAACAGTGGTTGATATGACCTGTAATCCACTCAGAGTACTTCGTAAAGGTTCAGGGGTGGAATTATTTGAAAAGGAGAATACTGAAAATAGTAACATATAA
- a CDS encoding B12-binding domain-containing radical SAM protein gives MMDVVLINPCDENAVKNCLGFKVPPLNLMYLAASLEKALMSVKILDDDIMQMGEEKVTQLVSKMDPMIVGLTASTSNIKKALKYVEKIKKTLPNTLTMIGGPHTTFIPFETLQENEFLDLVVVGEGEKTVVELAQNYSKYGVKGLENVRGIVYRTPDRNAIKIRETQPLIVDLDSIPFPARHLVPFHAYGVSKDQEGDMITSRGCVYSCEYCSSSLIMGKKFRSRSPENVVDEVEELTNEYKIKNIAFLDDTFMMNKRRAGEIADEIKSRGLDVSYVASSRVDMVNKDLLAKLKDSGMNTLYYGVESGSQRVLDLMKKRITLKQAEYAVESAKDAGIRVLTSFILGFPGETADEIDKTIDFSIKLNADYSQYSILTPFPGTPIYHELKDKKLLDTENWDKYTVLKSVIKYENIGLSKKFVERKLAKAYLKFYTRPKYLLEHKYMFKVMVETIFRSFILPKLNGGTSEGWYHEINKQMP, from the coding sequence ATGATGGACGTGGTTTTAATAAATCCCTGTGATGAAAATGCCGTGAAAAATTGTTTAGGATTTAAAGTTCCGCCATTAAATCTTATGTATCTTGCTGCATCCCTTGAAAAGGCATTGATGTCCGTTAAAATATTGGATGATGACATCATGCAGATGGGTGAAGAAAAGGTTACACAACTGGTTTCAAAGATGGATCCCATGATCGTGGGACTTACAGCAAGCACATCCAACATAAAAAAGGCACTGAAATATGTTGAAAAGATCAAAAAAACACTTCCAAACACACTTACCATGATAGGTGGTCCACACACAACCTTTATCCCCTTTGAAACCCTACAGGAAAATGAATTTCTGGATTTGGTTGTTGTGGGTGAGGGTGAAAAAACAGTTGTTGAACTTGCACAAAATTATTCAAAGTATGGAGTTAAAGGTCTTGAAAATGTTAGGGGAATAGTTTACAGAACCCCCGACAGGAATGCAATTAAAATAAGAGAAACCCAACCATTAATAGTAGATCTTGATTCTATTCCATTTCCTGCAAGGCATCTTGTACCCTTCCATGCCTACGGAGTTTCAAAGGATCAGGAAGGAGACATGATCACAAGTAGGGGATGTGTTTATTCATGCGAATACTGCTCATCGTCCTTGATAATGGGCAAAAAATTCCGTTCAAGAAGCCCTGAAAATGTTGTGGATGAAGTTGAGGAGCTCACAAACGAGTACAAAATTAAAAATATAGCCTTCCTCGATGACACATTCATGATGAACAAAAGACGTGCCGGTGAAATAGCCGACGAGATAAAGTCAAGGGGACTTGATGTGAGCTATGTTGCATCATCCAGGGTTGACATGGTTAATAAAGATTTGCTTGCCAAATTGAAGGACTCGGGTATGAACACCCTTTACTATGGAGTTGAATCCGGCTCACAGAGGGTTTTGGATCTCATGAAAAAGAGAATCACCCTAAAACAGGCAGAATACGCAGTTGAATCCGCAAAAGATGCAGGTATAAGGGTTTTAACTTCATTCATCCTGGGATTTCCAGGAGAAACTGCTGATGAAATTGATAAAACCATTGATTTTTCAATAAAATTGAATGCAGATTACAGCCAATACTCAATATTGACTCCTTTTCCAGGAACACCCATATACCATGAACTTAAGGATAAAAAACTTTTGGACACAGAAAACTGGGATAAATACACTGTTCTGAAATCTGTTATAAAGTATGAAAATATAGGGCTGAGCAAGAAGTTTGTGGAACGAAAACTGGCAAAAGCCTACTTAAAATTTTATACACGGCCAAAGTATCTCTTAGAACATAAATACATGTTCAAAGTAATGGTTGAAACCATTTTTAGAAGTTTTATACTTCCGAAACTTAATGGAGGAACCAGTGAAGGATGGTATCATGAAATAAACAAACAAATGCCCTAA
- the radB gene encoding DNA repair and recombination protein RadB — protein MKVLSNLEEKSRIPTGSPIDNIMGGGVERGCLTQFYGPPGSGKTNIVLQLIVQCAKTGGKVIFVDTEGGFSIERVKQISNGNFDSLAPNIMILEPTTFKEQNEVLKKIENSIDSGKEKVELVVLDSAVALYRLKDGESKQMNRELGKQMGRLSRIARKNNVAVVITNQIYSIFDADGTDGMIEPVGGTILKYWSKIMVEVVRINGSGERFAVLKRHRSRPEGLRARFRIVDHGLE, from the coding sequence TTGAAAGTTCTATCCAACCTAGAAGAAAAGAGCAGAATACCCACGGGATCACCCATAGATAATATAATGGGAGGGGGTGTTGAAAGAGGATGTCTCACCCAGTTTTACGGCCCTCCAGGTTCTGGTAAAACCAACATAGTTCTTCAGCTCATTGTACAGTGCGCAAAAACTGGAGGTAAGGTCATATTTGTGGATACAGAAGGTGGATTTTCAATAGAAAGGGTAAAACAAATATCAAACGGAAATTTTGATAGTTTAGCACCTAATATCATGATCCTTGAACCCACAACCTTCAAGGAACAGAATGAAGTTTTGAAAAAAATTGAAAACAGCATAGATTCTGGAAAGGAAAAGGTTGAACTTGTTGTTTTGGATTCTGCAGTTGCACTCTACCGACTGAAGGATGGTGAATCCAAACAGATGAATAGAGAGCTTGGAAAACAGATGGGAAGACTTTCAAGGATTGCAAGGAAAAATAATGTTGCAGTTGTAATAACAAACCAGATATACTCAATTTTTGATGCTGACGGTACCGATGGTATGATAGAACCTGTTGGAGGTACAATACTCAAGTACTGGAGTAAGATAATGGTTGAAGTTGTGAGGATAAACGGCAGTGGTGAACGTTTTGCCGTCTTGAAAAGGCATAGAAGCAGGCCTGAAGGATTAAGGGCGCGTTTCAGGATAGTTGATCACGGCCTGGAATAA
- a CDS encoding pyridoxal phosphate-dependent aminotransferase produces the protein MISRKKYAKTAKMIPKGFKTPNDFFNYVYNDEDMIWMGQNTNHLHDENGIMNAMMGSIRKRNYCKYPPPEGFPELKELVLEDLGLNDGRFDILITAGGTESLYLCTNDILEPENNTITCDPGYLIIDNFASRFGDHVKSVPIYNKECGYKLTPDLVRENMDDNTKLVVLVDPLNPLGSCYTKEELKDFADLAEDNDIYLLHDITYRDFARDHNLMAKYAPEHTVTIYSFSKIYGMAGMRIGGIIGIPEIISSIRSIVINDLGTNVVAQHGAIAALKTKPDWLDHVRNTTRGNQKIIKEAVDQVEGAFIPVYPSDGNMMAIDLYDAGIKPMDVADYLLERKIFTREGSYTSKLFGHRYLRVSYSIPREQVEYFGEEFLKAIDAIKSK, from the coding sequence ATGATTTCACGGAAGAAGTATGCAAAAACTGCAAAGATGATACCAAAGGGTTTTAAAACACCCAACGATTTTTTCAATTACGTTTACAACGACGAAGACATGATCTGGATGGGTCAAAACACCAACCACCTTCATGATGAAAACGGAATTATGAATGCCATGATGGGCAGTATCAGAAAAAGAAATTACTGCAAATACCCACCTCCAGAAGGATTTCCTGAGTTAAAGGAACTGGTACTGGAAGATCTTGGGCTTAACGATGGCAGGTTTGATATTCTAATAACTGCAGGTGGTACAGAATCCCTTTACCTGTGCACCAACGATATTCTGGAGCCAGAAAACAACACCATAACCTGTGATCCAGGTTACCTCATAATAGACAACTTCGCAAGCAGGTTCGGGGACCATGTAAAATCTGTTCCAATCTACAACAAGGAGTGCGGCTACAAACTCACACCGGACCTTGTAAGGGAGAACATGGATGATAACACCAAACTGGTGGTGCTGGTTGACCCACTGAATCCCCTTGGATCATGTTACACAAAGGAGGAGTTAAAGGACTTTGCGGATCTTGCAGAGGATAATGACATTTACCTTTTACATGACATCACCTACCGTGATTTTGCAAGGGATCACAATTTGATGGCCAAGTACGCACCTGAACACACTGTCACTATATACAGTTTCTCCAAGATCTACGGAATGGCCGGCATGAGGATAGGTGGAATCATTGGAATACCTGAGATCATAAGCTCAATAAGGAGTATCGTGATAAACGACCTTGGAACCAACGTTGTTGCACAGCACGGTGCAATAGCAGCCCTTAAAACCAAACCAGATTGGCTTGACCACGTAAGGAACACCACCCGCGGCAACCAGAAGATAATCAAGGAAGCAGTTGACCAGGTTGAAGGAGCATTCATTCCAGTTTATCCATCAGACGGTAATATGATGGCAATAGATCTCTACGATGCAGGTATAAAACCAATGGATGTTGCAGATTACCTCCTTGAGAGGAAGATATTCACAAGGGAAGGATCCTACACCAGCAAACTATTCGGACACAGATACCTGCGTGTGAGCTATTCAATACCACGGGAACAGGTTGAATACTTTGGGGAAGAGTTCCTAAAGGCCATTGATGCTATAAAATCTAAATAA